One genomic window of Anaerofustis stercorihominis DSM 17244 includes the following:
- a CDS encoding PHP domain-containing protein, with product MSTVVDLHMHSINSDGTLNAEEMLYMMNDLNVDFASITDHDNVKVYEQIKEVDIKFNKPLTLIPGTELGCSFEGVIRDVLGYGIDTKIIDNFVSNRYSKENQVKKQKRLLEEYKRVFKKVGIKFDEDIAVSRGNKSEAYITIYENLIKYPENIEKYPFISKITLFFWNYCSNNETKFFVNESMDYPTMKEGIELIHDAGGLAFLAHPCMYRIGKLRTLQLINHAMDCGIDGIEVMHSQHTFDDNLFLAEVARKYKLFKSGGSDYHGGTKPDISMVSGKGDLYVPYNMVKDWIDKVRKIKL from the coding sequence ATGAGCACAGTAGTAGATTTACATATGCACAGTATCAATTCCGACGGCACTTTGAATGCTGAAGAAATGCTTTATATGATGAATGATCTGAATGTGGATTTTGCGTCCATAACAGATCATGATAATGTTAAAGTTTATGAACAAATAAAAGAAGTCGATATTAAATTTAATAAACCGCTTACTTTAATCCCGGGTACGGAACTTGGGTGTTCTTTTGAGGGAGTCATAAGAGATGTTCTCGGTTATGGGATAGATACTAAGATAATAGACAATTTTGTCAGTAATAGATATTCAAAAGAAAATCAAGTCAAAAAACAAAAGAGACTGCTTGAAGAGTATAAAAGAGTATTTAAGAAAGTCGGGATCAAATTTGATGAAGATATTGCAGTTTCGAGAGGCAATAAAAGTGAAGCCTATATAACCATATATGAAAATCTTATAAAGTATCCCGAGAATATAGAAAAATATCCTTTCATTTCTAAAATTACATTATTTTTCTGGAATTATTGTTCCAATAATGAGACTAAATTTTTTGTAAATGAATCTATGGATTATCCTACGATGAAAGAAGGGATAGAACTTATTCATGATGCTGGAGGTTTAGCGTTTTTAGCTCATCCTTGTATGTACAGGATAGGGAAGTTAAGGACTCTTCAGCTGATAAATCATGCAATGGACTGTGGTATTGACGGTATTGAGGTAATGCATTCTCAGCATACTTTTGACGATAATTTATTTTTAGCAGAGGTAGCCAGAAAATATAAGCTTTTTAAAAGCGGAGGAAGCGATTATCACGGAGGAACCAAGCCTGACATAAGCATGGTGTCGGGTAAAGGGGATTTATATGTACCATATAATATGGTAAAAGATTGGATAGATAAAGTCAGAAAGATTAAACTGTAA
- a CDS encoding sugar O-acetyltransferase — protein sequence MKRNLSEFDKMINEIEYKQNQELMDLLLENKKFMDEYNDLGTTDIKTRKKLLKIMLGYIHESVDILPPFICDYGKNITIDEHSFINHNCTILAEANVIIGKYVRIAPNVSIYTVGHAENPLKRKEGYSYAKKVIIEDNVWIGGNVIILPGVTIGENSIIGAGSVINKSIPKNVVAAGNPCKIIKEIEE from the coding sequence ATGAAAAGAAATTTAAGTGAATTTGATAAGATGATAAACGAAATTGAATATAAACAAAACCAAGAGTTAATGGACTTACTTTTGGAGAATAAGAAGTTTATGGATGAGTATAACGATCTTGGCACTACAGATATTAAGACAAGAAAAAAGTTATTGAAAATCATGCTGGGATACATACATGAAAGCGTGGATATACTTCCTCCCTTTATTTGTGACTACGGAAAAAATATCACTATTGATGAACATTCATTCATAAATCACAACTGCACCATACTGGCGGAAGCAAATGTAATAATCGGCAAATATGTCAGAATAGCTCCCAATGTTTCTATATACACCGTTGGACACGCAGAAAACCCATTAAAGAGAAAAGAAGGATATTCATACGCAAAAAAAGTAATAATCGAAGATAATGTATGGATTGGAGGTAATGTAATCATACTTCCCGGAGTAACCATAGGTGAAAATTCAATCATCGGTGCCGGAAGCGTTATAAATAAAAGCATACCTAAAAACGTGGTTGCCGCAGGAAATCCATGTAAAATAATTAAAGAAATAGAAGAGTAA
- a CDS encoding PHP domain-containing protein encodes MNIDLHIHTNNSDGDDSTKEIIKKTRDNDIELISITDHDTVMAYDDLKYINTDGIKIIPAVELSYAYNHEMRDILGYDIDLEKMKKILKRYESKEEDIKKEKELLKEYIKVFKDNGFIIDDGLEIIDGEKNEGYKKVIISAVSHEENVSKFPQIMNPSAFFWDNCANKKSSFYVDESRFFKTIKDTVEIIHEAGGLAFFAHPCIHHMSHNEVGKMLDEARKYGLDGVEVLHAKHSDEDVEYLLNYANNNRIYKSGGSDYHGSPKPDIKILIGRGNLNVEFDLIKDWTQNCKYML; translated from the coding sequence ATGAATATAGATTTGCATATTCATACTAATAATTCGGATGGTGATGACAGTACTAAAGAGATTATAAAGAAGACTCGGGATAATGATATAGAACTTATATCCATAACAGACCATGATACTGTTATGGCATATGATGATTTGAAATATATAAATACCGATGGGATTAAAATCATTCCCGCTGTTGAATTATCCTATGCATATAATCATGAAATGAGGGATATATTGGGATATGATATTGATTTGGAAAAAATGAAAAAAATCCTTAAACGTTATGAATCAAAAGAAGAGGATATAAAAAAGGAAAAGGAACTATTAAAAGAATATATAAAAGTATTTAAAGACAACGGATTTATTATTGATGACGGACTTGAAATAATTGACGGAGAAAAAAATGAAGGCTATAAAAAAGTGATAATAAGTGCGGTAAGTCATGAAGAAAATGTTTCTAAGTTTCCGCAGATAATGAACCCTTCGGCTTTTTTCTGGGATAACTGCGCAAATAAAAAGAGTAGTTTCTATGTAGACGAATCAAGGTTTTTTAAGACCATTAAAGATACTGTAGAGATTATACATGAAGCAGGCGGGCTTGCATTTTTTGCACACCCTTGCATTCATCATATGTCTCATAATGAGGTAGGCAAAATGCTTGATGAGGCAAGGAAATACGGACTTGACGGGGTAGAGGTCCTTCATGCCAAACATTCTGATGAAGATGTTGAATACTTATTAAATTATGCAAATAATAATCGTATATATAAAAGCGGCGGGAGTGATTACCATGGAAGTCCCAAGCCGGATATAAAGATTTTGATCGGCAGGGGAAATTTAAATGTTGAGTTTGATTTGATTAAAGACTGGACCCAAAACTGCAAATATATGTTGTAA